The Xylophilus rhododendri region CGGCAGGCGTTTGCCGCCGGCGCGCTGCAGCACGCTGGCGCGCAGCACGCCCTGGCCGCAGCGCACGAAGACGCCGTCCGCGCCCGCGGCCAGCACGGTGCCGGGCGCGGCGCCGGCATCGGCCGCATGGCCTTCCAGGGCCTCGGCCGACCAGATCTTGATCGCCGTGCCGTCCAGCGCGGTGGATGCGCCCGGGAAGGGATCGAAGGCACGCACCCGGCGGGCGATCTGCACGGCGTCCTGCGACCAGTCGATGGCCGCCTCGGCCTTGTCGATCTTGGCGGCGTAGGTGACGCCTTCGGCGGGCTGGCGCTGCGGCTGCAGCGCGCCGCGTTCGGCCTGGCGCAGCACCTCGCACACCAGCGGGCCGCCGCGTGCGGCGAGTTTGTCGTGCAGGCTGCCGGTGCTGTCGTCGGGGGCGATGGGCACCGGCTCGGTCAGCAGCATGTCGCCGGTGTCCAGGCCGGCATCCATCTGCATGATGGTGTTGCCGGTCAAGGCGTCGCCGGCCTCGATGGCGCGGTGGATGGGCGCGGCGCCGCGCCAGCGCGGCAGCAGGCTGGCGTGGATGTTGAAGCAGCCCAGGCGGGGCAGGTCCAGCACCCATTGCGGCAGGATCAGACCGTAGGCGGCGACCACCATGGCATCGGCCCGCAGCGCGGCGAGCCGGGCCTGGGCGGCGGCCGCGTCCTCGGCGTAGCGGCCGTCCAGGCG contains the following coding sequences:
- the fmt gene encoding methionyl-tRNA formyltransferase translates to MKIVFAGTPAFAASALEHLHGAGFEIALVMTQPDRPAGRGMQLQASAVKQFAQAHGLPVAQPRGLRLDGRYAEDAAAAQARLAALRADAMVVAAYGLILPQWVLDLPRLGCFNIHASLLPRWRGAAPIHRAIEAGDALTGNTIMQMDAGLDTGDMLLTEPVPIAPDDSTGSLHDKLAARGGPLVCEVLRQAERGALQPQRQPAEGVTYAAKIDKAEAAIDWSQDAVQIARRVRAFDPFPGASTALDGTAIKIWSAEALEGHAADAGAAPGTVLAAGADGVFVRCGQGVLRASVLQRAGGKRLPADGFLRGHPLPAGSLLA